The following coding sequences lie in one Helicoverpa zea isolate HzStark_Cry1AcR chromosome 2, ilHelZeax1.1, whole genome shotgun sequence genomic window:
- the LOC124643338 gene encoding neuroligin-4, Y-linked-like: protein MLNKRIRSRTSRCDSSMYNHVALCAHIRYPKQVVFFNIYFILVVTCLSADTVNSNTTNMNKHFNEKGVKYFNTKQNDAPDDNYEDHDPSHPDVNFDTNPYYNSENFLHLNTKFYNNENNAYSNYEDYKKFYLNPSNPVPKSNVKFKISSKIVQTKYGKLQGIVLAMDEHRYLSPLEVFLGVPYATPPVGSNRFSPTRTPSPWDGVRVSDRPGPACPQKIPDMDDERTILEKMPKGRLEYLKRLIPYLKNQSEDCLYLNIFAPLQMDETKLALPVMVYIHGESYSSSSSHPYDGAVLASYTDLIVVTLNFRLGVLGFLNANPAPHLKARVANYGLMDQIAALHWVQQNIALFGGDPTNITLMGHGSGAACINFLMISPTVMPGLFHRAILLSGSALSSWAIVDDPVYYSLKLAKHMNCSIPDDLAKDHEIIVDCLREASIEELLSADISPPNFLTAFGPSVDGVVIKTDFAKDFLTMYSTGDFPSFGPLNNMNINLNVHKKRSDSGRRLFQNKYDLLFGVVTSEALWKFSAHDVQNGIEPDKRDRMLRTYVRNSYTYHLSEIFYTIVNEYTDWERTNPINTRDATVAALSDAQYVAPLVQSGDLLSGGPKPAPNDEDGPRRPTKTFFYVFDYQTKDGFYPQRMGAIHGEELPYVLGAPLVDGFGHFPQNYTKSEVALSESIMLFVANFVKTGNPNDNARQESLLPASRERNKFRGINWEEYDSTHQKYLEIGMKPRLKNHYRAHQLSVWLRLVPELHRAGMEDVAARHNLFKNHNEQDLYEGIVRPDPLARNINDNDAIRRTNGSVYTDTALTTVDTILATCATILPGRDLQTLNATENTLANLEAAGYAAYSTALSVTIAIGCSLLILNVLIFAGVYYQRDKSRSRGKNQRFNEKHFETISGKHSHYHMDPTHAPSLVVDVERQNRKKHMMSSDHLANLNFKGPLDVPKSPPSPTLSMDNMMLPSKLGSRSNSFRIPNVSYPQMGYATMPKNLSQFNNSPPLQELRQQKFQPPNGSTAQNSPGREGDARGAHATLRRGKASLHSNLPQAAIDEMRV from the exons ATGTTAAACAAACGCATTAGATCCAGGACTAGCCGCTGTGATTCGAGCATGTACAACCATGTCGCTTTATGTGCACACATCAGATACCCAAAACAAGTAGTCTTCTTCAATATCTACTTCATCCTTGTCGTGACATGCCTCTCAGCTGATACTGTTAATTCAAACACTACAAATATGAACAAACATTTCAATGAAAAAGGTGTAAAATACTTCAACACAAAGCAGAATGATGCTCCCGATGACAATTATGAAGATCACGACCCCTCACACCCAGATGTCAATTTCGATACCAACCCCTACTACAATAGTGAAAATTTTCtacatttaaatacaaaattttacaaTAACGAGAATAACGCTTATAGCAATTACGAAGACTATAAAAAGTTCTATCTGAATCCTTCTAATCCAGTCCCTAAATCTAATGTTAAGTTTAAGATAAGTAGTAAGATAGTGCAGACTAAGTATGGAAAATTACAGGGGATAGTACTGGCAATGGATGAACACAGATATCTAAGTCCGCTTGAGGTTTTTTTGGGCGTACCGTACGCTACACCGCCTGTCGGATCCAACAG GTTCAGTCCAACTCGAACCCCTTCCCCTTGGGACGGAGTGCGCGTCTCCGACAGACCAGGTCCTGCATGCCCACAGAAGATACCCGACATGGATGACGAAAGGACCATATTAGAGAAAATGCCTAAAGGCAGACTAGAATATTTGAAAAGACTGATTCCCTATCTTAAGAATCAAAGTGAAGATTGtctatatttaaacattttcgcTCCGTTgcaaa TGGACGAAACGAAGCTAGCACTCCCAGTGATGGTGTATATCCATGGTGAGAGCTACTCCTCAAGTTCCAGCCATCCATACGATGGTGCAGTACTTGCCAGCTATACGGACCTCATCGTCGTCACCCTCAACTTCAGACTTGGTGTTCTTG GCTTTCTCAACGCAAATCCAGCGCCGCATCTAAAAGCCAGGGTAGCAAACTATGGCCTGATGGATCAGATAGCGGCCTTACATTGGGTGCAACAGAATATAGCCCTGTTTGGAGGGGATCCAACCAACATAACATTAATGGGGCACGGGTCTGGGGCCGCCTGCATCAATTTCCTCATGATATCACCCACCGTTATGCCTG GTTTATTCCACAGAGCAATCCTTTTGTCCGGGTCAGCACTTAGCTCTTGGGCGATTGTTGATGACCCTGTCTACTATTCTCTGAAGCTAGCGAAGCATATGAACTGTAGTATACCGGATGATCTTGCAAAAGACCACGAGATCATAGTGGACTGCCTTAGAGAAGCATCAATAGAAGAACTACTATCAGCAGACATATCTCCTCCGAACTTTCTCACTGCCTTTGGACCATCAGTAGACGGCGTAGTAATCAAGACAGATTTTGCAAAAGATTTCCTAACGATGTATTCAACAGGAGACTTCCCAAGTTTTGGACCTCTAAATAACATGAATATAAATTTGAATGTTCATAAGAAGAGGAGTGATAGTGGGAGGAGgctgtttcaaaataaatacgatTTGTTGTTCGGAGTAGTCACAAGTGAAGCTTTGTGGAAATTCTCCGCTCATGATGTGCAAAATGGGATTGAACCAGATAAAAGGGATCGGATGCTGAG AACGTACGTGAGAAATTCCTACACTTATCACCTGAGCGAGATATTCTACACCATCGTCAATGAATACACGGATTGGGAAAGAACG AATCCAATCAATACAAGAGATGCAACGGTAGCAGCGTTATCAGATGCACAATACGTAGCACCTTTGGTTCAAAGTGGGGATCTATTAAGTGGTGGACCAAAACCAGCTCCGAATGATGAAGATGGACCTCGAAGACCGACTAAAACGTTCTTCTATGTGTTCGATTACCAGACTAAGGACGGATTCTACCCACAG agaaTGGGTGCCATCCACGGAGAGGAGTTGCCTTACGTCCTCGGAGCTCCATTAGTGGATGGCTTTGGTCATTTCCCTCAGAATTATACCAAGTCCGAAGTGGCTTTATCAGAATCCATTATGCTGTTCGTGGCGAACTTTGTGAAGACCGG GAATCCGAACGACAACGCGCGTCAAGAGTCCCTGCTCCCCGCGTCGAGGGAGAGAAATAAATTCAGGGGAATCAACTGGGAAGAATATGATTCCACTCATCAGAAGTACTTGGAAATag gtatGAAACCTCGTCTCAAGAACCACTACCGAGCGCACCAACTTTCCGTCTGGCTCCGCTTAGTTCCCGAACTCCACAGAGCGGGGATGGAGGATGTGGCAGCAAGGCATAACCTATTCAAAAACCACAACGAGCAGGATCTGTACGAAGGCATCGTCAGACCGGATCCATTGGCGAGGAACATCAACGATAATGACGCAATCAGACGTACAAACGGTTCAGTGTACACCGACACAGCCCTAACGACCGTTGATACGATACTGGCGACGTGCGCCACAATACTGCCAGGAAGAGATCTGCAAACATTGAACGCTACTGAAAACACTTTGGCTAATTTGGAAGCGGCCGGCTATGCCGCCTATTCGACGGCCTTAAGTGTTACTATAGCGATAGGGTGCTCTCTACTGATTTTGAATGTCCTAATTTTCGCTGGAGTTTATTATCAGAGAGATAAGTCAAGATCGCGTGGGAAGAATCAACGTTTCAATGAAAAACACTTTGAGACAATTTCTGGGAAGCATTCGCATTACCATATGGATCCAACGCATGCTCCAAGCTTGGTAGTGGACGTTGAGAGACAGAATAGAAAGAAGCACATGATGAGTTCAGATCATCTGGCGAATTTAAACTTCAAAGGTCCGTTAGACGTTCCGAAGTCTCCTCCTAGTCCAACGCTAAGTATGGACAACATGATGCTCCCGAGCAAACTGGGGAGCAGAAGCAACAGTTTCCGAATACCTAACGTGAGCTACCCGCAGATGGGTTACGCGACTATGCCAAAGAATTTGAGCCAGTTTAATAACTCACCGCCTTTGCAAGAGTTACGGCAACAGAAATTCCAGCCTCCGAACGGATCGACGGCGCAGAACTCCCCGGGGAGGGAGGGGGACGCGAGGGGGGCGCACGCGACGCTGCGGAGAGGGAAGGCCTCCCTTCACTCGAACCTCCCGCAAGCCGCCATTGACGAAATGAGAGTGTGA